In one Jeotgalibacillus haloalkalitolerans genomic region, the following are encoded:
- a CDS encoding biotin transporter BioY, with protein sequence MVKSQVHGMVLASLFAALMAIGANITSIVPILVVGNVPITLQTVVCVIAGLLLGKKWGAIAMTVYMLIGLAGMPVFAGWGGGLGTLISPTFGFILSYIVVSWFVGLLTEKNKSFVMLVAAALLGTALNYFLGTNWMYMAYKLWFNAPEGFTYTMAWIWMLPPAPKDIILSFVAAAVGAKMLKVFPQAQASKTSIPA encoded by the coding sequence ATGGTAAAATCACAGGTTCACGGAATGGTGCTAGCGTCATTATTTGCAGCACTCATGGCAATCGGCGCAAACATTACTTCAATTGTGCCGATCCTGGTAGTTGGAAATGTCCCAATCACACTTCAAACCGTCGTCTGCGTGATAGCAGGTTTACTGCTCGGTAAAAAATGGGGGGCAATTGCAATGACCGTTTATATGCTGATCGGTCTTGCGGGTATGCCAGTATTTGCCGGATGGGGTGGCGGTCTTGGCACGCTGATCAGTCCGACATTCGGATTTATTCTTTCATACATCGTTGTATCCTGGTTTGTAGGCTTACTGACGGAAAAAAATAAATCTTTTGTGATGCTGGTTGCAGCCGCACTGCTTGGTACAGCACTTAACTACTTCCTTGGTACGAATTGGATGTATATGGCGTACAAGCTATGGTTTAACGCACCTGAAGGTTTTACTTATACAATGGCATGGATCTGGATGCTGCCACCAGCTCCAAAAGATATCATTCTTTCTTTTGTGGCAGCAGCCGTCGGGGCTAAGATGCTGAAGGTTTTCCCTCAGGCACAAGCTTCAAAAACAAGTATTCCTGCATAA